One Struthio camelus isolate bStrCam1 chromosome 10, bStrCam1.hap1, whole genome shotgun sequence genomic region harbors:
- the E2F4 gene encoding transcription factor E2F4 isoform X2 — translation MAECGPQPPGGGSGAAGAPSRHEKSLGLLTTKFVSLLQEAKDGVLDLKLAADTLAVRQKRRIYDITNVLEGIGLIEKKSKNSIQWKGVGPGCNTREIAHKLIELKADIEDLEQREQELEQQKMWVQQSIKNVTEDVQNSRLAYVTHEDICKCFTGDTLLAIRAPSGTRLEVPIPEGINGQKKYQIHLKSTSGPIDVLLVNKDAWSSPPVVLPVPPPEDLIQCQPAVPSKPQIPLLAHFQEASVPSSTQPSTPTPTSTQDHSPPAQKATSAECSVSVAESKNSGDFDPLDSMSALASQPAELDTQPLQSSASLDSGSVLPNPSTSFEPIKPDPTGVLELPKELSEMFDPTRECMNSELLEELMSSEVFAPLLRLSPPPGDHDYIYNLDESEGVCDLFDVPVLNL, via the exons ATGGCGGAGTgcgggccgcagccccccgggggtgggagcggggctgcgggggcgccGAGCCGGCACGAGAAGAGCCTGGGGCTGCTGACCACCAAGTTCGTGTCGCTGCTGCAGGAGGCCAAGGACGGCGTGCTGGACCTCAAGCTG GCTGCAGATACCCTAGCGGTGCGGCAGAAACGACGAATATACGATATCACAAATGTCCTGGAAGGCATTGGACTGATCGAGAAGAAATCGAAGAACAGTATCCAATGGAA aggggtgggtcctggctgcaacACACGTGAAATAGCTCACAAACTCATTGAGCTGAAGGCAGACATAGAAGACTTGGAGCAGCGGGaacaggagctggagcagcagaagATGTGGGTCCAACAGAGCATCAAAAATGTTACAGAAGACGTGCAGAACAGTCG ATTAGCGTATGTGACGCATGAAGATATCTGCAAGTGCTTCACAG GAGACACCCTCCTTGCAATTCGAGCCCCATCAGGCACACGTTTAGAGGTTCCCATTCCTGAG GGCATAAATGGACAGAAGAAATATCAGATCCATCTGAAGAGCACAAGTGGTCCAATTGATGTCCTCTTAGTAAACAAAGATGCTTGGAGCTCCCCTCCTGTAGTGCTACCTGTCCCTCCCCCCGAAGACCTCATTCAGTGCCAGCCAGCTGTGCCCTCAAAACCACAGATACCACTGCTTGCCCACTTCCAGGAGGCGTCTGTTCCTAGCAGCACCCAGCCCTCCACACCAACACCTACCAGCACTCAGGACCACAGTCCTCCTGCACAGAAAGCTACTAGCGCAG AATGCAGTGTCTCAGTGGCAGAGTCCAAAAACAGTGGTGACTTTGACCCTCTTGACTCTATGTCTGCactggccagccagccagctgaGTTAGATACCCAGCCACTACAGTCTTCTGCCTCACTGGACAGTGGCTCCGTCCTACCCAATCCCTCTACCTCCTTTGAGCCGATCAAGCCGGATCCCACAGGAG TACTGGAGCTTCCCAAAGAGCTGTCGGAGATGTTTGATCCAACGAGAG AATGTATGAACTCTGAGCTACTGGAAGAGCTGATGTCATCTGAAG TGTTTGCCCCATTGCTccgcctctcccctcctcctggaGATCATGACTACATCTATAACCTGGATGAGAGCGAAGGCGTCTGTGACCTCTTTGACGTGCCTGTCCTCAACCTCTGA
- the E2F4 gene encoding transcription factor E2F4 isoform X1: protein MAECGPQPPGGGSGAAGAPSRHEKSLGLLTTKFVSLLQEAKDGVLDLKLVRGYRRVAADTLAVRQKRRIYDITNVLEGIGLIEKKSKNSIQWKGVGPGCNTREIAHKLIELKADIEDLEQREQELEQQKMWVQQSIKNVTEDVQNSRLAYVTHEDICKCFTGDTLLAIRAPSGTRLEVPIPEGINGQKKYQIHLKSTSGPIDVLLVNKDAWSSPPVVLPVPPPEDLIQCQPAVPSKPQIPLLAHFQEASVPSSTQPSTPTPTSTQDHSPPAQKATSAECSVSVAESKNSGDFDPLDSMSALASQPAELDTQPLQSSASLDSGSVLPNPSTSFEPIKPDPTGVLELPKELSEMFDPTRECMNSELLEELMSSEVFAPLLRLSPPPGDHDYIYNLDESEGVCDLFDVPVLNL from the exons ATGGCGGAGTgcgggccgcagccccccgggggtgggagcggggctgcgggggcgccGAGCCGGCACGAGAAGAGCCTGGGGCTGCTGACCACCAAGTTCGTGTCGCTGCTGCAGGAGGCCAAGGACGGCGTGCTGGACCTCAAGCTGGTGCGGGGCTACCGGCGGGTG GCTGCAGATACCCTAGCGGTGCGGCAGAAACGACGAATATACGATATCACAAATGTCCTGGAAGGCATTGGACTGATCGAGAAGAAATCGAAGAACAGTATCCAATGGAA aggggtgggtcctggctgcaacACACGTGAAATAGCTCACAAACTCATTGAGCTGAAGGCAGACATAGAAGACTTGGAGCAGCGGGaacaggagctggagcagcagaagATGTGGGTCCAACAGAGCATCAAAAATGTTACAGAAGACGTGCAGAACAGTCG ATTAGCGTATGTGACGCATGAAGATATCTGCAAGTGCTTCACAG GAGACACCCTCCTTGCAATTCGAGCCCCATCAGGCACACGTTTAGAGGTTCCCATTCCTGAG GGCATAAATGGACAGAAGAAATATCAGATCCATCTGAAGAGCACAAGTGGTCCAATTGATGTCCTCTTAGTAAACAAAGATGCTTGGAGCTCCCCTCCTGTAGTGCTACCTGTCCCTCCCCCCGAAGACCTCATTCAGTGCCAGCCAGCTGTGCCCTCAAAACCACAGATACCACTGCTTGCCCACTTCCAGGAGGCGTCTGTTCCTAGCAGCACCCAGCCCTCCACACCAACACCTACCAGCACTCAGGACCACAGTCCTCCTGCACAGAAAGCTACTAGCGCAG AATGCAGTGTCTCAGTGGCAGAGTCCAAAAACAGTGGTGACTTTGACCCTCTTGACTCTATGTCTGCactggccagccagccagctgaGTTAGATACCCAGCCACTACAGTCTTCTGCCTCACTGGACAGTGGCTCCGTCCTACCCAATCCCTCTACCTCCTTTGAGCCGATCAAGCCGGATCCCACAGGAG TACTGGAGCTTCCCAAAGAGCTGTCGGAGATGTTTGATCCAACGAGAG AATGTATGAACTCTGAGCTACTGGAAGAGCTGATGTCATCTGAAG TGTTTGCCCCATTGCTccgcctctcccctcctcctggaGATCATGACTACATCTATAACCTGGATGAGAGCGAAGGCGTCTGTGACCTCTTTGACGTGCCTGTCCTCAACCTCTGA